In a single window of the Solea senegalensis isolate Sse05_10M linkage group LG1, IFAPA_SoseM_1, whole genome shotgun sequence genome:
- the LOC122771498 gene encoding mitoferrin-2-like — MEADGFVRRRRMTAEGAGSDAGVAGASAGTEVRWLGGRFWGVSESIVGSLTPRIASETEVQTVDFIRSGQCAETEDCEPDYEGLPQGASTSTHMLAGAVAGIMEHCLMFPIDCVKTRMQSLQPDPAARYRNVMDALRRIIATEGAWRPMRGLSVTAVGAGPAHALYFASYEKLKKTLSDVIHPGANSHLANGAAGCVATLLHDAAMNPAEVVKQRMQMYNSPYRGVLDCIRAIWHKEGAAAFYRSYTTQLTMNVPFQALHFMTYEYLQELLNPHRQYNPSSHMLSGALAGAIAAAATTPLDVCKTLLNTQESLALSSLSSSQGQGAHRRISGLAHAFRTVYRLGGLRGFFKGVQARVIYQMPSTAISWSVYEFFKYGLTKHQHDKRRAQHMEAEI; from the exons ATGGAAGCAGATGGATTCGTGAGGAGGCGTCGGATGACAGCGGAGGGTGCAGGCAGTGATGCCGGGGTTGCTGGTGCCTCTGCGGGCACAGAAGTTCGATGGCTGGGGGGCAGGTTCTGGGGAGTTTCCGAAAGTATCGTGGGGAGCCTGACGCCGCGGATCGCGAGCGAGACAGAGGTGCAGACTGTTGATTTTATCCGCAGTGGACAATGTGCAGAGACGGAGGACTGTGAACCAGACTATGAGGGTCTGCCACAGGGAGCTTCCACTAGCACCCACATGCTGGCTGGAGCCGTGGCTGGAATCATGGAGCACTGCCTCATGTTCCCCATCGACTGTGTCAAG aCACGAATGCAGAGCCTTCAGCCCGACCCAGCAGCACGCTACAGGAATGTTATGGATGCCCTTCGCCGAATTATAGCCACAGAGGGAGCGTGGCGGCCAATGAGAGGGCTCAGTGTGACAGCAGTTGGGGCGGGGCCTGCCCATGCCCTCTATTTCGCCAGCTATGAGAAACTCAAAAAGACTCTAAGTGATGTCATTCACCCAGGGGCTAACAGTCATTTGGCTAACG GAGCAGCTGGGTGTGTGGCAACACTGCTTCACGACGCGGCCATGAACCCTGCTGAAG TTGTGAAGCAGCGCATGCAGATGTATAACTCGCCATACCGTGGCGTCTTGGACTGTATACGGGCCATATGGCATAAAGAAGGCGCCGCTGCATTCTACCGCAGCTACACCACCCAGCTCACCATGAACGTGCCCTTCCAGGCGCTCCACTTCATGACTTACGAGTACCTGCAGGAGCTGCTCAACCCCCACAGACAGTACAATCCCTCGTCCCACATGTTGTCAGGAGCTCTGGCGGGCGCCATCGCAGCTGCAGCGACAACACCTCTAGACGTTTGCAAGACCCTGCTCAACACCCAGGAGTCTCTAGCCCTCAGCTCCCTGTCTTCAAGCCAAGGCCAAGGAGCCCACAGACGTATCTCAGGCCTTGCCCACGCCTTCCGGACAGTGTACAGGTTGGGCGGTCTGAGGGGCTTCTTCAAAGGAGTGCAAGCGAGGGTCATTTACCAAATGCCGTCCACTGCCATCAGCTGGTCGGTGTACGAGTTCTTCAAGTATGGACTCACCAAGCACCAGCATGACAAGAGGAGAGCACAGCACATGGAGGCTGAGATTTAG